The Phycisphaeraceae bacterium genome has a window encoding:
- a CDS encoding class I SAM-dependent methyltransferase, whose product MDLEARREHERKKYLALAAHAGGTYGSTNHGRFAYRLVQGWKPRFVVDFGCGRNFFIQHLRRLGIDGLGIDFAFPEADIVAPMHRVPVSAGIADVVTAFDALEHLLPEEVDEVLDEMRRIAVPGGGFVFSICTRESRTKVNGEGLHPTVRPLKWWLDRIGRVGTVRQGLGDPRGGYIAGVFNHA is encoded by the coding sequence GTGGACCTCGAAGCCCGGCGCGAGCACGAGCGAAAGAAGTACCTTGCGCTGGCCGCGCACGCCGGGGGCACCTACGGCTCGACCAACCACGGGCGTTTCGCGTACCGGCTGGTGCAGGGATGGAAGCCTCGCTTCGTCGTGGACTTCGGCTGCGGCCGGAACTTCTTCATCCAGCACCTGCGGCGGCTCGGGATCGACGGGCTCGGCATCGACTTCGCCTTCCCCGAAGCGGACATCGTCGCGCCCATGCACCGCGTGCCGGTCTCCGCGGGCATCGCCGACGTGGTGACCGCCTTCGACGCCCTGGAACACCTGCTCCCCGAGGAGGTGGACGAGGTGCTCGACGAGATGCGGCGGATTGCGGTGCCGGGCGGTGGCTTTGTGTTCTCGATCTGCACGCGGGAGAGCAGGACGAAGGTCAACGGCGAGGGCCTGCACCCGACGGTGCGGCCGCTGAAGTGGTGGCTCGACCGGATCGGCCGCGTCGGCACGGTGCGCCAGGGACTCGGCGATCCTCGTGGGGGGTACATCGCGGGGGTGTTCAACCATGCGTGA